A stretch of Kazachstania africana CBS 2517 chromosome 7, complete genome DNA encodes these proteins:
- the KAFR0G01900 gene encoding WD40 repeat domain-containing protein (similar to Saccharomyces cerevisiae WTM1 (YOR230W)) codes for MTKLYKKSSYEYISSLRPKFQARVDVSSIRKSFAFSNKIVPNKDDNTLGTSIIYSQGSDIYEIDCTIPIESKKEPKPESEYGDAFTGVEGKPLAPKWVYQGETVSKISYLGSGYDTTVLVMSQNGSLGWFKDGIKVPFHIVQEMMGPATSYSAIHSHVRPGDLAVSDFSLSFDNETIVKSQSNGTEEESILKIVDNAGKPSEILRTIRVPGTNITHTVRFFDNHLFASCSDDNVLRFWDVRTGDKPLFILSDPQNGRLTAFDSSTVTNNLFVTGFSTGIVKLWDVRAVETATTDLTNRQNGEDPIQKEIANFYHSGGDTVADVQFSYTSPYDVVTVGGSGNIYHWDMEYAMSNYDEADLGNLPQEASEELQAQTLKFLHTGGSRRTAQQKGFRNTVAYHPVVDGLVGNVDDDGLISIYKPFTVNSE; via the coding sequence atgacCAAACTTTATAAGAAATCTTCATACGAATACATCTCCAGTTTGAGACCAAAATTCCAAGCAAGGGTTGACGTTTCATCCATTAGAAAATCCTTTGCCTTCAGCAATAAGATTGTACCAAATAAGGATGATAATACTCTTGGTACTAGCATCATTTACTCTCAAGGTAGTGACATTTACGAAATTGATTGTACCATCCcaattgaatcaaaaaagGAGCCAAAGCCAGAGTCCGAGTACGGCGACGCGTTCACTGGTGTTGAAGGTAAACCATTAGCTCCAAAATGGGTCTACCAAGGTGAAACCGTTTCCAAGATTAGTTACCTTGGTTCTGGTTACGACACTACAGTTCTTGTCATGTCTCAAAACGGTTCCTTAGGTTGGTTCAAAGACGGTATTAAGGTTCCATTCCATATTGTCCAAGAAATGATGGGTCCAGCTACTTCCTACTCAGCCATCCATTCTCATGTTAGACCAGGTGATTTAGCCGTCTCGGATTTTTCTCTATCTTTCGATAACGAGACCATTGTCAAATCTCAAAGTAATGGTaccgaagaagaaagtatcttgaaaattgtcGATAATGCTGGTAAACCAAGTGAAATCTTGAGAACTATCCGTGTTCCAGGAACTAACATTACTCACACTGTCAGATTTTTTGACAACCATCTATTTGCATCTTGTTCTGACGATAACGTCCTAAGATTCTGGGATGTTAGAACAGGTGACAAGCCTCTATTCATCTTAAGTGACCCACAAAACGGTAGATTAACGGCATTCGATTCCTCTACTGTCACTAATAACTTATTTGTGACCGGTTTCTCAACAGGTATCGTCAAATTATGGGATGTTCGTGCTGTTGAAACTGCTACTACCGATTTGACTAACAGGCAAAATGGTGAAGATCCAATTCAAAAGGAAATTGCTAATTTCTACCACTCCGGTGGTGACACTGTTGCTGATGTCCAATTTTCATACACTTCTCCATACGATGTTGTCACCGTTGGTGGTTCGGGCAACATCTACCACTGGGATATGGAATATGCTATGTCTAATTATGATGAAGCTGATTTAGGTAACTTGCCACAAGAAGCTTCTGAAGAATTACAAGCACAAACCTTGAAGTTCTTACACACCGGGGGTAGCAGAAGAACCGCTCAACAAAAGGGTTTCAGAAACACAGTCGCTTACCATCCAGTTGTTGATGGTTTAGTTGGTAACGTCGATGATGATGGTCTAATTTCTATTTACAAGCCATTCACTGTCAATTCAGAATAA
- the RFC1 gene encoding replication factor C subunit 1 (similar to Saccharomyces cerevisiae RFC1 (YOR217W); ancestral locus Anc_8.637), translated as MVDITDFFNKSKKKPTSAPKPSAVKEKSKEVIDLDDDDDDDDSLLEIKPAKPRRAPPKRSMTEPIVKKEEVKTEAEPQPKAVKRRIAESNKVDAPVKKAKTEGGTTAQDVLNSIPSLDLSTVHVKEDIKFDFRKSGGPSSSDASADMPMDFPEGASNCLLGLTIVFTGVLPNLERGAVEAVAKRYGAKVTKSISSRTSVVVLGDDAGPKKLEKIKQLKIKAIDEDGFKQLISGMPEEGGEGEAAEKARKKREEEEAKALKEAQDLIKQENIRKQTMSMAQKSGEYIKNEDKIRDEDKLWTVKYAPTNLNQMCGNKSSILKLKNWLLNWNMNKKSGFKNPGRDGSGVFRSAMLYGPPGIGKTTAAHLIAKELGYDILEQNASDVRSKSLLNAGVKNALDNMSVIGYFKHKDEIEESNGKNFVVIMDEVDGMSGGDRGGVGQLAQFCRKTSTPMILICNERNLPKMRPFDRTCLDLQFRRPDANSIKSRLMTIAIREGFKLDPNVIDRLVQATRGDIRQIINLLSTISTTTKSINHENIKQISDSWQKNIALKPFDITHKLLDGHIYNEVGSNTFTLNDKIALYFDDLDFTPLMIQENYINSKPGNLSPGETHLQAVAEAADSISQGDLVERKIRSAEQLWSLLPLHAVLSSVRPASKVAGHMTGRINFTTWLGQNSKTNKYYRLLQELQYHTKLRTSADKASLRLEYLPILKKRLLSPLLKEGVDSIPSIIELMDDYYLTKEDWDTIMEFMVGPERTDALIKKIPSSVKSAFTRKYNGMTHPVAIYRAGVTVGSGGAAQQGTPDFEDVVDADTAAAPPDDEDNNKEDDDLKKDKLIKQKARPGKRKPASGKATGGKKRKVKA; from the coding sequence CATCTGCTGTAAAGGAAAAGTCTAAGGAAGTAATTGATCtagatgacgatgatgatgatgatgattcGTTGTTGGAAATAAAACCAGCTAAACCACGGAGAGCACCACCGAAAAGGTCAATGACTGAACCCATtgtaaagaaagaagaagttaaaACAGAAGCAGAGCCTCAGCCTAAAGCAGTAAAGAGGAGAATCGCTGAATCAAATAAAGTCGATGCACCAGTGAAGAAGGCTAAGACCGAGGGAGGAACAACTGCTCAGGATGTCCTCAATTCAATTCCATCTTTGGATTTGAGTACAGTTCATGTCAAAGAAGATATCAAGTTTGATTTTAGAAAATCGGGTGGACCAAGTTCAAGCGACGCTTCAGCCGATATGCCCATGGATTTCCCAGAAGGTGCTTCTAATTGTCTATTGGGCCTGACAATAGTGTTTACCGGTGTGCTGCCAAACTTGGAAAGAGGTGCTGTAGAAGCTGTAGCTAAAAGATACGGCGCAAAAGTTACCAAATCAATCTCAAGTAGAACCTCGGTAGTTGTTCTTGGTGATGATGCAGGTCctaaaaaattggaaaagatcaagcaattgaaaatcaaagcaattgatgaagatggGTTCAAACAACTTATCTCAGGAATGCCTGAAGAAGGTGGTGAGGGAGAGGCTGCTGAAAAAGCACGTAAGAAAagggaagaagaagaagccaaggcattgaaagaagcacaagatttaattaaacaagaaaatattagaaaGCAAACTATGTCCATGGCCCAAAAATCAGGCgaatatatcaaaaatgaagataaaattagagatgaagataaattatGGACTGTTAAATATGCCCCAACAAATTTAAACCAAATGTGTGGTAATAAATCGagtattttgaaacttAAAAATTGGTTGTTAAATTGGAATatgaacaaaaaaagtGGATTTAAAAATCCAGGTAGAGATGGTTCTGGTGTTTTCAGATCTGCAATGCTTTATGGTCCTCCAGGTATTGGTAAAACTACGGCAGCACATCTTATTGCCAAAGAATTGGGTTATGATATTTTGGAACAGAACGCGTCTGATGTCCGTTCTAAATCATTGTTAAATGCTGGTGTGAAAAATGCCCTCGATAATATGTCCGTTATTGGTTATTTTAAAcataaagatgaaattgagGAAAGTAATGGTAAGAACTTCGTTGTTATTATGGATGAAGTAGATGGTATGAGTGGTGGTGATAGAGGTGGTGTTGGGCAGCTTGCTCAATTCTGTCGTAAGACCTCAACACcaatgatattgatttgCAATGAACGTAACTTACCAAAAATGAGACCGTTTGATAGAACTTGCTTGGATTTACAGTTCAGAAGACCGGATGCTAATAGTATAAAATCAAGGTTAATGACAATTGCAATAAGAGAAGGTTTCAAATTGGACCCTAATGTTATTGATAGACTGGTTCAAGCCACCAGAGGTGATATAAGGcaaattataaatttacTATCAACTATATCTACGACTACCAAGTCTATTAatcatgaaaatataaaacaaaTATCAGATTCAtggcaaaaaaatattgcaTTGAAACCCTTTGATATTACTCACAAATTACTAGATGGCCACATTTATAATGAGGTCGGGTCAAATACGTTTACATTGAATGACAAAATTGCATTATActttgatgatttagatTTCACACCGTTAATGatacaagaaaattatatcaaCTCTAAACCAGGGAACCTTTCACCTGGAGAAACTCATCTACAAGCCGTGGCAGAAGCTGCAGATAGTATTTCACAGGGTGATTTGGTAGAGAGAAAAATCCGTAGTGCCGAACAATTGTGGAGCTTATTACCATTACATGCTGTATTATCATCGGTACGTCCTGCATCAAAAGTTGCTGGTCATATGACAGGTAGGATAAATTTCACAACTTGGTTGGGGCAAAATTCCAAAACAAACAAATACTATAGGTTACTTCAAGAACTTCAGTACCACACAAAGCTGAGAACCTCCGCAGATAAGGCAAGTTTAAGGTTGGAATatcttccaattttgaaaaagaggCTTTTATCACCATTACTTAAGGAAGGAGTTGATTCAATTCCATCgattattgaattgatGGATGACTACTACCTAACAAAAGAAGACTGGGACACAATTATGGAGTTCATGGTGGGTCCTGAAAGGACGGATGCCttaattaagaaaattCCAAGCTCAGTTAAAAGTGCATTTACAAGAAAGTATAATGGTATGACGCATCCTGTAGCCATTTATAGGGCTGGCGTCACTGTGGGATCCGGTGGTGCTGCACAACAAGGAACGcctgattttgaagatgtaGTTGATGCGGACACAGCAGCGGCACCTcctgatgatgaagacaACAATAAAGAGGATGAcgatttgaagaaagataaattaATCAAGCAAAAGGCGAGACCAGGAAAGAGGAAACCAGCTAGTGGTAAGGCCACGGGCGGCAAGAAGAGAAAGGTCAAAGCTTAA